GAGCGCGTGCGCCGCGAGCACCGACGTCGCGGCCGTGCGCAGCGCGGTGATCAGCGTGAGCTCGGCGAGCAGGACCGGGTAGCCGGTGTCGACGTCGGCGAGCGCGCCGAACGCCATCACCGTGTGCATGCCGCGATCGGCATTGACCGGATGGCCGTTCACGTACTTGAACGCGAACAGCTTCGAATCGGCGACGGGCATCAGCTCGATCACGCCGTCGCGCGAATGGCACGCGACGCGCGGCGATTTGTCGAAATCGTTCCATCGAAGATAGTCGGCGCGCAGCGCGTCGACGAGCTCGCCGACGAAGCGCGGAACGCCGACGCGCGCGATCAGGCGGCTGGTATCGGGAACGTCGAGGAAGCGGGTCATGAAGTGTCTCCTTTGTTGGGCGCGGCCCTCGATGGGCCGCTCGATGGAGTGATTATTTCGATGACCGCGGCCAACAAATAGATAGCAAAAATGACAAAATGCTCGATAATTCTGGCGTTTTGCTCGCATGCCGTGGGCGAAATGCGCGGTTGCCGGGATTCCGGGCCGCCATCGCCATCGCCGCTGCCATCGCCGCCGCACGCCGCACGTTCATTGATTGCGCAGAGGGAACCCACATGATCAGCCTCGACGACGTCGACCGACAGCTCATCGCGCTGCTGCGCGACAATGCGCGCGCGCCGGTCGTGACGCTCGCGAAGCAGTTGCGCGTCGCGCGCGCGACCGTGCAGAACCGGATCGCGCGGCTCGAGAGGCACGGCGTGATCGTCGGCTATACGGTGCGGTTGAAGCCCGCCGCGGAGAAGCATCGGATCCGGGCGCTGATGTCGATCGCCGTGCAGGGCAACCGCGCGGCGGACGTCGTCAAGGTGCTGCGCGGGAATCCGAACGTCGCGACGATCCACAGCACCAACGGGCGATGGGATCTCGTCGCCGAGCTGCAGGCCGATACGCTGGAGAATTTCGACCGCGTGCTGGGCGCGATTCGGCTGGTCGACGGGATCGCCAATACGGAGACGAGCATCCTGCTGTCGACGCACAAGGCTTGACGGGGCTCGATGCCTGGCCGCTTCGTGCGTGGCCGTGCGTGGCGCCAGATGCAACGCACATGACGCATGTTGCATGAAGCATGAAGCGCAACGCGTGCGGCGGCGGATATCGCATGCCGGATCCATCCGAATACGATCGTCAGGACATCGGACCGACAAACGAGTAGAGCGATCCGCCGATCGATGATTGCGGCGCTCGAACCGTTCTCTACCGATCCGCCCGGCCGGGAAGCGGCAGCCGCCGCCGCGCCGCGAATTCGGCGGATTCGCGTCGCAGCCAGTCGACGAACAGCCTCACGCGCGGATCGTCCGGCTGCGCATAGATCAGCTTGTATCGCGCGGGCGCGGGCACGCGGCGTCCCAGCACGTCGACGAGCCGGCCGCGCGCGATCTCGTCGTCGACGAGCGCATGCCGGCACACCGCGACGCCTTGCCCCGCCAGCGCCGCGCCGATCGCGAGGCTCGCCAGATTGAATTCCGGGCCGCGCAGCTCGCCCGCGTATGCCGGCACGACGGCGTCGAGCCACGTGCGCCATTCGACGAACTTCGGCGCATCCGGCCACGCCGACGCATCGTGCAACGGCACGATGGTCGACACCCATTCGGCCGTCGCCCGCGGCGGATGCCGATCGAGATACGCGGGCGCGGCCACCGCGACCAGGTATTCGTCGAACAGCGGCTCGACGTGGAGCGCGTCGTAGTCGAACGGATCCCAGCGGATCGCGACGTCGATGTCGTCCGCGGTCATCGTCTCTTGATCGATCGCATGAAACTCCGCTTTCAGCCGCACCGACGTCTGCGGGTTCAGCCGATGAAAATCGGTCAGCCTGGGCATCAGCCATTGCAGCGCGAACGACGGCAGGCAGCTCACCTGCAACTGCGC
This genomic stretch from Burkholderia oklahomensis C6786 harbors:
- a CDS encoding Lrp/AsnC family transcriptional regulator, translating into MISLDDVDRQLIALLRDNARAPVVTLAKQLRVARATVQNRIARLERHGVIVGYTVRLKPAAEKHRIRALMSIAVQGNRAADVVKVLRGNPNVATIHSTNGRWDLVAELQADTLENFDRVLGAIRLVDGIANTETSILLSTHKA
- a CDS encoding LysR substrate-binding domain-containing protein; translated protein: MDTKFDTSLLGALRCFEAAGRLGSFTKAADALHLTQSAISQQIRQLEARLGYPLFVRQSRGLALTPKGGVLHEATATAFASLGRTLRQLGAPDAQLQVSCLPSFALQWLMPRLTDFHRLNPQTSVRLKAEFHAIDQETMTADDIDVAIRWDPFDYDALHVEPLFDEYLVAVAAPAYLDRHPPRATAEWVSTIVPLHDASAWPDAPKFVEWRTWLDAVVPAYAGELRGPEFNLASLAIGAALAGQGVAVCRHALVDDEIARGRLVDVLGRRVPAPARYKLIYAQPDDPRVRLFVDWLRRESAEFAARRRLPLPGRADR